The Zingiber officinale cultivar Zhangliang chromosome 9A, Zo_v1.1, whole genome shotgun sequence genome window below encodes:
- the LOC122021511 gene encoding two-component response regulator-like APRR2 isoform X2: MVRSAEDFLAWKDFPKGLKVMLLEKDESSALETKSKLEAMDYEVSLFHNEEDATEAASKRVESFHVAIVEVTDGDHCRNFKFLEMVKDLPIIVISNVHCLSTMMKCIALGATEFLQKPISEEKLRNIWQHVVHKAFNAGSSMLSKSLKPIKDTVALMLQTEKSEEKDEQEGASTSGRLSGPTTPQLEQAGRFQPYAELQETTNCSSANELLSRRKCSNSVSKSVDNTCDNSICVAAALPSKAEDIDVAAEEDVNSADGSKTDEWSGVKEGSVPCNSSRLHCLDKGESNADGQVKKQLLLNSSSLNGGRNNRKKTKVDWTPELHRRFVKAVEQLGVEQAIPSKILQLMKVDGLTRHNVASHLQKYRMQKRHILPKDEDRNHNHDQKGSVPRPIMAYPTLHPHSTQMYPAVWGHPSYHGYQVWGTHPRGYTTWQPPTQTWPWKSYPLVHADAWGCPVNVTQYEQYPVASPRSVMGSDFQVGGGRNEMLGDACDLDQMEEVIDRAVKEAICKPWLPLPLGLKPPSTEAVLAELHSKEITGTPSADCRR; the protein is encoded by the exons ATGGTTCGCTCGGCTGAAGATTTTTTGGCCTGGAAGGATTTTCCCAAGGGACTCAAGGTCATGCTCTTGGAGAAAGATGAATCCTCTGCTTTAGAAACCAAATCCAAGCTCGAGGCGATGGATTACGAAG TTTCACTGTTTCATAACGAGGAGGATGCGACGGAAGCAGCTTCAAAGCGAGTCGAGAGTTTCCACGTTGCCATTGTGGAA GTGACAGATGGTGATCATTGTAGGAATTTTAAGTTCCTTGAGATGGTTAAAGACCTTCCCATCATTG TTATTTCTAATGTTCACTGCCTCAGCACCATGATGAAATGCATAGCG CTTGGTGCGACAGAGTTTCTTCAGAAACCAATCTCTGAAGAGAAGCTCAGGAACATATGGCAACACGTAGTACACAAG GCCTTCAATGCAGGGAGCAGCATGCTTTCCAAATCCTTGAAGCCCATCAAAGATACCGTGGCTTTGATGCTTCAAACAGAGAAATCTGAAGAAAAAGATGAGCAGGAAGGGGCAAGTACAAGCGGCAGGTTATCAGGACCTACAACTCCCCAGCTGGAACAAGCAGGAAGGTTTCAGCCTTACGCAGAATTACAGGAAACAACAAACTGCTCGAGTGCTAATGAATTGCTAAGCCGTAGGAAGTGCAGTAATTCAGTCTCAAAGTCCGTCGACAATACATGCGATAATTCCATTTGTGTCGCTGCTGCCTTGCCTTCTAAAGCTGAAGACATTGACGTTGCTGCTGAAGAAGATGTCAACTCTGCGGATGGATCGAAAACGGACGAGTGGAGCGGCGTCAAAGAAGGCTCTGTACCTTGTAATTCTTCCCGTTTACATTGCTTAGATAAGGGGGAGTCAAATGCGGATGGGCAAGTGAAGAAACAATTGCTTCTTAATTCTTCATCCTTAAATGGTGGCAGAAATAACAGAAAGAAAACAAAG GTCGATTGGACTCCAGAACTACACAGAAGATTTGTGAAGGCAGTAGAACAGCTGGGAGTAGAGCAGGCTATTCCTTCAAAGATTTTACAGCTAATGAAGGTGGACGGCTTAACGAGGCACAATGTAGCAAGTCACTTGCAGAAGTATCGAATGCAAAAAAGACACATATTGCCGAAAGATGAAGACCGGAATCATAATCACGATCAAAAGGGTTCCGTGCCGAGGCCGATCATGGCCTACCCTACATTGCATCCACACTCAACTCAGATGTATCCGGCCGTTTGGGGTCATCCAAGCTACCATGGATATCAAGTTTGGGGCACTCATCCAAGAGGCTACACAACGTGGCAGCCACCTACTCAAACTTGGCCCTGGAAATCATATCCTCTG GTTCACGCTGACGCATGGGGTTGTCCTGTTAATGTAACACAGTACGAGCAGTATCCCGTTGCTTCACCA AGGTCCGTGATGGGTAGTGATTTCCAAGTGGGCGGAGGGAGGAACGAGATGCTTGGAGATGCTTGTGACCTCGATCAG ATGGAGGAGGTGATCGACCGTGCCGTGAAAGAGGCAATCTGCAAGCCGTGGCTGCCCCTCCCTCTGGGTCTCAAGCCGCCATCCACAGAAGCCGTGCTGGCGGAGCTCCACTCTAAGGAGATCACCGGAACGCCGTCGGCTGACTGCCGACGGTGA
- the LOC122021509 gene encoding protein NRT1/ PTR FAMILY 7.3-like isoform X1, with protein MKAYGHIKKLKERNTLEFVQLQSKAEQHSKEVGVDMKLGVVASDKPPAAAGRRAGGWLAGNLLLVNQGLATLAFFGVNVNLVLFLTRVLQQSNADAANNVSKWTGSVYIFSLIGAFLSDSYWGRYKTCVVFQLVFLLGLALLSLFSNLFLIRPTGCGDQQTPCGAHTGFEVKLFYLAIYMVALGNGGYQPNIASFGADQFDEEDPVEAHSKISFFGYFYLALNLGSLFSNTCLSYVEDHGMWALGFWASSVSAFVALAVFVSGTRNYRHRPPVGNPISRFCQVVVAAARKWRVRMLPRGENLYEGKELVEVEVKGWRRRILHTEGFRFLDRAAFIDEYSGELSSGNPWRLCTVTQVEEVKCILRLLPIWLCTIPYSVVFTQMASLFVVQGAAMRRTVGGFAIPPSTMSAVDILSVVAFIFLYKRVLRRFAALTELRRMGIGLVVGAAAMIAAGLVERFRLRNASDNGNASSLHIAWQMPQYALIGASEVFMYVGQLEFFNGQAPDGLKSFGSALCMTSMAFGNFVSDLIVTAVVGVTSSGGRRSGWIPANLNEGHLDRFFFLLAVLSGIDLVIYVACANWYKGIEVEGKCGKGSGNLHV; from the exons atgAAGGCCTATGGTCATATCaagaaattaaaagaaagaaATACTTTGGAATTTGTGCAACTACAGAGCAAGGCAGAGCAACACTCCAAAGAAGTGGGAGTTGATATGAAATTAGGAGTCGTTGCGAGTGACAAACCACCAGCAGCAGCAGGAAGAAGGGCAGGTGGCTGGCTGGCTGGCAATCTTCTGCTTG TGAATCAAGGGCTGGCCACATTAGCATTCTTTGGGGTGAACGTCAACCTGGTGCTGTTTCTGACGCGAGTGCTGCAACAGAGCAATGCGGATGCCGCCAACAACGTCAGCAAATGGACGGGATCTGTCTACATCTTCTCCCTCATCGGTGCATTCCTCAGTGATTCCTACTGGGGCAGATACAAGACCTGTGTCGTCTTCCAACTAGTCTTCCTATTG GGGCTGGCTTTGCTATCCTTGTTCTCCAATCTGTTCCTGATCAGACCCACAGGCTGTGGCGATCAGCAGACCCCCTGTGGAGCACACACCGGCTTTGAGGTGAAGCTGTTCTACTTGGCCATCTACATGGTGGCCTTGGGCAATGGCGGCTACCAGCCAAATATTGCTTCCTTTGGGGCGGACCAGTTCGACGAGGAAGACCCTGTGGAAGCCCACTCCAAGATCTCCTTCTTCGGATACTTCTACCTCGCACTCAACTTGGGATCTCTCTTTTCCAACACCTGCTTGAGCTACGTGGAGGACCATGGCATGTGGGCCCTCGGGTTTTGGGCCTCCAGCGTGTCGGCCTTCGTCGCGTTGGCCGTCTTCGTCTCCGGGACGCGTAACTACCGGCACCGGcctccggttgggaatccgatcTCTAGATTCTGCCAGGTGGTGGTGGCGGCGGCGAGGAAATGGAGGGTTAGGATGCTGCCTCGTGGAGAGAATCTGTACGAGGGGAAGGAGCTTGTGGAAGTGGAAGTCAAAGGGTGGAGAAGAAGGATCCTCCACACCGAGGGATTCAGGTTTTTGGACCGAGCCGCGTTCATCGACGAATATTCGGGCGAGTTATCCTCCGGCAATCCGTGGCGGCTGTGCACCGTGACGCAAGTGGAGGAGGTCAAGTGCATCCTCCGCCTCCTCCCCATCTGGCTCTGCACCATCCCCTACTCCGTCGTGTTCACCCAGATGGCGTCGCTGTTCGTCGTCCAGGGCGCGGCAATGCGCCGCACCGTCGGCGGATTCGCCATCCCGCCCTCCACCATGTCCGCCGTGGACATCCTCAGCGTCGTCGCCTTCATCTTCCTCTACAAGCGCGTCCTTCGCCGCTTCGCCGCCCTCACGGAGCTCCGGCGGATGGGCATCGGCCTTGTCGTCGGGGCGGCCGCCATGATCGCCGCCGGCCTAGTCGAGCGCTTCCGCTTGAGGAACGCCTCCGACAACGGGAACGCCAGTTCTCTGCACATCGCGTGGCAG ATGCCGCAGTATGCGTTGATCGGTGCGTCGGAGGTGTTCATGTACGTCGGCCAACTCGAGTTCTTCAATGGGCAGGCGCCCGACGGGCTGAAGAGCTTCGGAAGCGCCCTCTGCATGACCTCCATGGCCTTCGGTAACTTCGTCAGCGACCTGATCGTGACCGCGGTCGTAGGAGTAACGTCGAGTGGCGGCCGCCGGTCTGGGTGGATTCCGGCGAACCTGAACGAGGGGCACTTGGaccgcttcttcttcttgttggcGGTTCTGAGCGGCATCGATCTGGTGATCTACGTGGCTTGCGCAAATTGGTACAAGGGAATCGAGGTGGAAGGGAAGTGTGGCAAAGGCAGTGGAAATCTCCATGTCTGA
- the LOC122021509 gene encoding protein NRT1/ PTR FAMILY 7.3-like isoform X2 has translation MVHVKSNSRVAEMSKAEQHSKEVGVDMKLGVVASDKPPAAAGRRAGGWLAGNLLLVNQGLATLAFFGVNVNLVLFLTRVLQQSNADAANNVSKWTGSVYIFSLIGAFLSDSYWGRYKTCVVFQLVFLLGLALLSLFSNLFLIRPTGCGDQQTPCGAHTGFEVKLFYLAIYMVALGNGGYQPNIASFGADQFDEEDPVEAHSKISFFGYFYLALNLGSLFSNTCLSYVEDHGMWALGFWASSVSAFVALAVFVSGTRNYRHRPPVGNPISRFCQVVVAAARKWRVRMLPRGENLYEGKELVEVEVKGWRRRILHTEGFRFLDRAAFIDEYSGELSSGNPWRLCTVTQVEEVKCILRLLPIWLCTIPYSVVFTQMASLFVVQGAAMRRTVGGFAIPPSTMSAVDILSVVAFIFLYKRVLRRFAALTELRRMGIGLVVGAAAMIAAGLVERFRLRNASDNGNASSLHIAWQMPQYALIGASEVFMYVGQLEFFNGQAPDGLKSFGSALCMTSMAFGNFVSDLIVTAVVGVTSSGGRRSGWIPANLNEGHLDRFFFLLAVLSGIDLVIYVACANWYKGIEVEGKCGKGSGNLHV, from the exons ATGGTGCATGTCAAGTCCAATTCAAGAGTAGCTGAAATG AGCAAGGCAGAGCAACACTCCAAAGAAGTGGGAGTTGATATGAAATTAGGAGTCGTTGCGAGTGACAAACCACCAGCAGCAGCAGGAAGAAGGGCAGGTGGCTGGCTGGCTGGCAATCTTCTGCTTG TGAATCAAGGGCTGGCCACATTAGCATTCTTTGGGGTGAACGTCAACCTGGTGCTGTTTCTGACGCGAGTGCTGCAACAGAGCAATGCGGATGCCGCCAACAACGTCAGCAAATGGACGGGATCTGTCTACATCTTCTCCCTCATCGGTGCATTCCTCAGTGATTCCTACTGGGGCAGATACAAGACCTGTGTCGTCTTCCAACTAGTCTTCCTATTG GGGCTGGCTTTGCTATCCTTGTTCTCCAATCTGTTCCTGATCAGACCCACAGGCTGTGGCGATCAGCAGACCCCCTGTGGAGCACACACCGGCTTTGAGGTGAAGCTGTTCTACTTGGCCATCTACATGGTGGCCTTGGGCAATGGCGGCTACCAGCCAAATATTGCTTCCTTTGGGGCGGACCAGTTCGACGAGGAAGACCCTGTGGAAGCCCACTCCAAGATCTCCTTCTTCGGATACTTCTACCTCGCACTCAACTTGGGATCTCTCTTTTCCAACACCTGCTTGAGCTACGTGGAGGACCATGGCATGTGGGCCCTCGGGTTTTGGGCCTCCAGCGTGTCGGCCTTCGTCGCGTTGGCCGTCTTCGTCTCCGGGACGCGTAACTACCGGCACCGGcctccggttgggaatccgatcTCTAGATTCTGCCAGGTGGTGGTGGCGGCGGCGAGGAAATGGAGGGTTAGGATGCTGCCTCGTGGAGAGAATCTGTACGAGGGGAAGGAGCTTGTGGAAGTGGAAGTCAAAGGGTGGAGAAGAAGGATCCTCCACACCGAGGGATTCAGGTTTTTGGACCGAGCCGCGTTCATCGACGAATATTCGGGCGAGTTATCCTCCGGCAATCCGTGGCGGCTGTGCACCGTGACGCAAGTGGAGGAGGTCAAGTGCATCCTCCGCCTCCTCCCCATCTGGCTCTGCACCATCCCCTACTCCGTCGTGTTCACCCAGATGGCGTCGCTGTTCGTCGTCCAGGGCGCGGCAATGCGCCGCACCGTCGGCGGATTCGCCATCCCGCCCTCCACCATGTCCGCCGTGGACATCCTCAGCGTCGTCGCCTTCATCTTCCTCTACAAGCGCGTCCTTCGCCGCTTCGCCGCCCTCACGGAGCTCCGGCGGATGGGCATCGGCCTTGTCGTCGGGGCGGCCGCCATGATCGCCGCCGGCCTAGTCGAGCGCTTCCGCTTGAGGAACGCCTCCGACAACGGGAACGCCAGTTCTCTGCACATCGCGTGGCAG ATGCCGCAGTATGCGTTGATCGGTGCGTCGGAGGTGTTCATGTACGTCGGCCAACTCGAGTTCTTCAATGGGCAGGCGCCCGACGGGCTGAAGAGCTTCGGAAGCGCCCTCTGCATGACCTCCATGGCCTTCGGTAACTTCGTCAGCGACCTGATCGTGACCGCGGTCGTAGGAGTAACGTCGAGTGGCGGCCGCCGGTCTGGGTGGATTCCGGCGAACCTGAACGAGGGGCACTTGGaccgcttcttcttcttgttggcGGTTCTGAGCGGCATCGATCTGGTGATCTACGTGGCTTGCGCAAATTGGTACAAGGGAATCGAGGTGGAAGGGAAGTGTGGCAAAGGCAGTGGAAATCTCCATGTCTGA
- the LOC122021511 gene encoding two-component response regulator-like APRR2 isoform X3 produces the protein MHSEFLQKPISEEKLRNIWQHVVHKAFNAGSSMLSKSLKPIKDTVALMLQTEKSEEKDEQEGASTSGRLSGPTTPQLEQAGRFQPYAELQETTNCSSANELLSRRKCSNSVSKSVDNTCDNSICVAAALPSKAEDIDVAAEEDVNSADGSKTDEWSGVKEGSVPCNSSRLHCLDKGESNADGQVKKQLLLNSSSLNGGRNNRKKTKVDWTPELHRRFVKAVEQLGVEQAIPSKILQLMKVDGLTRHNVASHLQKYRMQKRHILPKDEDRNHNHDQKGSVPRPIMAYPTLHPHSTQMYPAVWGHPSYHGYQVWGTHPRGYTTWQPPTQTWPWKSYPLVHADAWGCPVNVTQYEQYPVASPRSVMGSDFQVGGGRNEMLGDACDLDQQMEEVIDRAVKEAICKPWLPLPLGLKPPSTEAVLAELHSKEITGTPSADCRR, from the exons ATGCATAGCG AGTTTCTTCAGAAACCAATCTCTGAAGAGAAGCTCAGGAACATATGGCAACACGTAGTACACAAG GCCTTCAATGCAGGGAGCAGCATGCTTTCCAAATCCTTGAAGCCCATCAAAGATACCGTGGCTTTGATGCTTCAAACAGAGAAATCTGAAGAAAAAGATGAGCAGGAAGGGGCAAGTACAAGCGGCAGGTTATCAGGACCTACAACTCCCCAGCTGGAACAAGCAGGAAGGTTTCAGCCTTACGCAGAATTACAGGAAACAACAAACTGCTCGAGTGCTAATGAATTGCTAAGCCGTAGGAAGTGCAGTAATTCAGTCTCAAAGTCCGTCGACAATACATGCGATAATTCCATTTGTGTCGCTGCTGCCTTGCCTTCTAAAGCTGAAGACATTGACGTTGCTGCTGAAGAAGATGTCAACTCTGCGGATGGATCGAAAACGGACGAGTGGAGCGGCGTCAAAGAAGGCTCTGTACCTTGTAATTCTTCCCGTTTACATTGCTTAGATAAGGGGGAGTCAAATGCGGATGGGCAAGTGAAGAAACAATTGCTTCTTAATTCTTCATCCTTAAATGGTGGCAGAAATAACAGAAAGAAAACAAAG GTCGATTGGACTCCAGAACTACACAGAAGATTTGTGAAGGCAGTAGAACAGCTGGGAGTAGAGCAGGCTATTCCTTCAAAGATTTTACAGCTAATGAAGGTGGACGGCTTAACGAGGCACAATGTAGCAAGTCACTTGCAGAAGTATCGAATGCAAAAAAGACACATATTGCCGAAAGATGAAGACCGGAATCATAATCACGATCAAAAGGGTTCCGTGCCGAGGCCGATCATGGCCTACCCTACATTGCATCCACACTCAACTCAGATGTATCCGGCCGTTTGGGGTCATCCAAGCTACCATGGATATCAAGTTTGGGGCACTCATCCAAGAGGCTACACAACGTGGCAGCCACCTACTCAAACTTGGCCCTGGAAATCATATCCTCTG GTTCACGCTGACGCATGGGGTTGTCCTGTTAATGTAACACAGTACGAGCAGTATCCCGTTGCTTCACCA AGGTCCGTGATGGGTAGTGATTTCCAAGTGGGCGGAGGGAGGAACGAGATGCTTGGAGATGCTTGTGACCTCGATCAG CAGATGGAGGAGGTGATCGACCGTGCCGTGAAAGAGGCAATCTGCAAGCCGTGGCTGCCCCTCCCTCTGGGTCTCAAGCCGCCATCCACAGAAGCCGTGCTGGCGGAGCTCCACTCTAAGGAGATCACCGGAACGCCGTCGGCTGACTGCCGACGGTGA
- the LOC122021511 gene encoding two-component response regulator-like APRR2 isoform X1, protein MVRSAEDFLAWKDFPKGLKVMLLEKDESSALETKSKLEAMDYEVSLFHNEEDATEAASKRVESFHVAIVEVTDGDHCRNFKFLEMVKDLPIIVISNVHCLSTMMKCIALGATEFLQKPISEEKLRNIWQHVVHKAFNAGSSMLSKSLKPIKDTVALMLQTEKSEEKDEQEGASTSGRLSGPTTPQLEQAGRFQPYAELQETTNCSSANELLSRRKCSNSVSKSVDNTCDNSICVAAALPSKAEDIDVAAEEDVNSADGSKTDEWSGVKEGSVPCNSSRLHCLDKGESNADGQVKKQLLLNSSSLNGGRNNRKKTKVDWTPELHRRFVKAVEQLGVEQAIPSKILQLMKVDGLTRHNVASHLQKYRMQKRHILPKDEDRNHNHDQKGSVPRPIMAYPTLHPHSTQMYPAVWGHPSYHGYQVWGTHPRGYTTWQPPTQTWPWKSYPLVHADAWGCPVNVTQYEQYPVASPRSVMGSDFQVGGGRNEMLGDACDLDQQMEEVIDRAVKEAICKPWLPLPLGLKPPSTEAVLAELHSKEITGTPSADCRR, encoded by the exons ATGGTTCGCTCGGCTGAAGATTTTTTGGCCTGGAAGGATTTTCCCAAGGGACTCAAGGTCATGCTCTTGGAGAAAGATGAATCCTCTGCTTTAGAAACCAAATCCAAGCTCGAGGCGATGGATTACGAAG TTTCACTGTTTCATAACGAGGAGGATGCGACGGAAGCAGCTTCAAAGCGAGTCGAGAGTTTCCACGTTGCCATTGTGGAA GTGACAGATGGTGATCATTGTAGGAATTTTAAGTTCCTTGAGATGGTTAAAGACCTTCCCATCATTG TTATTTCTAATGTTCACTGCCTCAGCACCATGATGAAATGCATAGCG CTTGGTGCGACAGAGTTTCTTCAGAAACCAATCTCTGAAGAGAAGCTCAGGAACATATGGCAACACGTAGTACACAAG GCCTTCAATGCAGGGAGCAGCATGCTTTCCAAATCCTTGAAGCCCATCAAAGATACCGTGGCTTTGATGCTTCAAACAGAGAAATCTGAAGAAAAAGATGAGCAGGAAGGGGCAAGTACAAGCGGCAGGTTATCAGGACCTACAACTCCCCAGCTGGAACAAGCAGGAAGGTTTCAGCCTTACGCAGAATTACAGGAAACAACAAACTGCTCGAGTGCTAATGAATTGCTAAGCCGTAGGAAGTGCAGTAATTCAGTCTCAAAGTCCGTCGACAATACATGCGATAATTCCATTTGTGTCGCTGCTGCCTTGCCTTCTAAAGCTGAAGACATTGACGTTGCTGCTGAAGAAGATGTCAACTCTGCGGATGGATCGAAAACGGACGAGTGGAGCGGCGTCAAAGAAGGCTCTGTACCTTGTAATTCTTCCCGTTTACATTGCTTAGATAAGGGGGAGTCAAATGCGGATGGGCAAGTGAAGAAACAATTGCTTCTTAATTCTTCATCCTTAAATGGTGGCAGAAATAACAGAAAGAAAACAAAG GTCGATTGGACTCCAGAACTACACAGAAGATTTGTGAAGGCAGTAGAACAGCTGGGAGTAGAGCAGGCTATTCCTTCAAAGATTTTACAGCTAATGAAGGTGGACGGCTTAACGAGGCACAATGTAGCAAGTCACTTGCAGAAGTATCGAATGCAAAAAAGACACATATTGCCGAAAGATGAAGACCGGAATCATAATCACGATCAAAAGGGTTCCGTGCCGAGGCCGATCATGGCCTACCCTACATTGCATCCACACTCAACTCAGATGTATCCGGCCGTTTGGGGTCATCCAAGCTACCATGGATATCAAGTTTGGGGCACTCATCCAAGAGGCTACACAACGTGGCAGCCACCTACTCAAACTTGGCCCTGGAAATCATATCCTCTG GTTCACGCTGACGCATGGGGTTGTCCTGTTAATGTAACACAGTACGAGCAGTATCCCGTTGCTTCACCA AGGTCCGTGATGGGTAGTGATTTCCAAGTGGGCGGAGGGAGGAACGAGATGCTTGGAGATGCTTGTGACCTCGATCAG CAGATGGAGGAGGTGATCGACCGTGCCGTGAAAGAGGCAATCTGCAAGCCGTGGCTGCCCCTCCCTCTGGGTCTCAAGCCGCCATCCACAGAAGCCGTGCTGGCGGAGCTCCACTCTAAGGAGATCACCGGAACGCCGTCGGCTGACTGCCGACGGTGA